A window of Mobiluncus massiliensis genomic DNA:
AAAGGAGGAAAGATGGCTTTATCAGCTAAAGAACACAAGGAACTCGAAGAAATCGCCAATCGGCTGCGTCTGCTCACTCTCGACACGGTGATTTGGGCAGGTGGCGGTCACATCGGTGGCGCTATGAGTTCCATGGACGTACTCACCGTTTTGTATCATCACGAGATGAACTTCAGTGCAGACAAGATGGACGACCCAGATCGTGACCGTTTCGTACTGTCCAAGGGTCATATCGGCGTGGGTATGGGGCCGGTCCTCGCAGACTTGGGGTGCTTCCCCAAGGACTGGTTGCCGACCTATTCGCATATCCTCTCGCACCTAGGTATTCACCTGGACGCCGGCAAGGTACCCGGTCTGGAAGCGTCCACGGGTTCGCTGGGGCACGGGTTGTCCCTCGCGGTGGGCATGGCACTCGGAGCACGTCAGCTCGGTAAGGAATGGCGCACCTACTGCCTCATGGGCGACGGTGAATGCAACGAGGGCTCCATCTGGGAAGCCGCCATGAGTGCCGGCCAGTTCAAGGTCGACAACCTGGTAGGCATCGTGGACGTCAACCACGCCATGATTGACGGCATGACCGCCGATGTCATGGGTCTGGAGCCCTTCGCGGACAAGTGGCGTGCTTTCAACTGGGAAGTCATTGAGGTTAAAGGTAACTCGATTCCCGATTTGGTAGACGCTTTTGATCGGGCACGCACCATCAAAGGTAAGCCCACCATGCTGCTGATGGACACGGTGAAGGGCGAAGGTATCGACTTCATGGAAGGCGACTACACCTGGCACTACGGCGCTGTCGATGACGAAAAGCATGCCAAGGCAGTCGAATCTCTCAAGCGACACCTGCAGAAACGACTCGAGCTAGTGAAGGGAGCCTAAACATGGCTGGAGGATTAACTTACACTTCGATTGACGCGGTTAATCTGACCACCGCGGAGGTATACGGTCAGACCCTGGTACAACTGGGCCAGCAGGATCCCACTATCGTGGGGCTTTCGGCTGACTTGGCGAAATCTACCAAGATTTCCGTGTTTGCCAAAGAGTTCCCCGAGCGGTTCTATAACGTGGGTATCGCGGAACAGAATATGTTCGGCATCTCTGCCGGTCTGGCAAAAGCGGGGCTGATGCCGTTCGTCTCCACGTTCGGGGCGTTCGCGGCTCTGCGTGCTTGCGAACAAATTCGCACCGATATCTGCTACCAGAATCTCAATGTGAAGATTATCGGTACCCACTCAGGGTTGTCTTTCGGGGCGGCCGGTACGACCCACCACGTCACCGAGGACATCGCGATTCTGCGTAGTTTCGCGAACCTAGTGGTCATGTGTCCGGCTGACGGTCTGGAGGCCGCCTACTGTGTACAGGCTGCCTACGACCATGTTGGGCCGGTGTATCTGCGTTTGAACCGCGGTTTCGACCAGATTGTCTACCGTGACGAGATTCCCACTTTCGAGTTCGGCAAGGCCAACACCCTACGCGAAGGTACGGACCTCACGTTCATCGCGACCGGCTCCGGCGTGTGGCGCGCCTTGCAGGCTGCCGATATCCTCGCCAAAGAGGACGGTCTGAGCGTGCGCGTGCTGGACATCCACACCTTGAAACCGATTGATGAGGAGGCCATCGCCAAGGCGATTACCGAGACTCGGCGTATCATCACCGTTGAGGACCACAACATCATCAACGGCCTGGGGACCGCAGTGGCCGATGTCGGCGCCACTACCCGCAAGGGCTTTGTATTGAAGAAACTCGGTATCCCCGACGAATTCTCGGTTATCGGCCAGCCTGAGGACCTGTACTCTCACTATGGCTGGGACGAAAACGGCTGTGTGGCCGCCGCTCGTGAAGTCATGCACATGGACTTCGAGGAGGACGACGACTGGGAAGACGAGTTCTAAGGTAGCGCGCAATGACTAAAGAAACGAAACAAAGCTCCGCCCCGCCTCAGGCAACTCAGCCCGATAAGGCGTGCGGGGAATCTTGTGAAAAGAAAACGAAAGCCAAGCCGTTCCCGATGGGCCCCAATCCCAGCATTGACGACGAAGTTCGGTACGCCAACGTGGTGTTCCTCAACGCGGTCATTCCGCTGTTGAAGCCGATTATCGCCGAAAAGCCGGAGTTGGCGGCCGCTTTCAAGGGCAAGGAAGGCGTGGTTCAGATTTCTTGTCTGACCCCGGCGGGCACGTCGATAGACGGACGCCCGGAGCGTTACGCCACGCACCTGATTATTCACGGTGCGAACGTCACGCCGAAGCTGGGCGCTCACCCGCTGCCGAACGTGGAAATTGAGTTCCCCTCCCCCGAGAAGTTCAACGACTTCTTTAAGGGCAAGGTGAACCTGCCCAAGATTCGCGGAGGACTGGGAAATCCCGGGCTCTTGGTTGCAACCGTGAAGTCCCTGCTGGCCATGTCCAGCTTGCTGGGAGCGACGGAAGCGCCCAAGACCGAGGACGACCGGAAACTGCTGACGAAGTGTATGTTCTACCTGCTCACCACCGGAATGAGCCAGCTGAACAAGGCGGGGCATCCTGGTGTGCACGCGTGGACGGATCCGTCGCCGGACCGCGTCTATGCGTACGCTGTGGACGGACATCCCGAACTCGGTGCGTACATCCGCATCAAAGCCGGGAAGTCAAAGGCATTTCGTGGGGAATACACGCGCAGCGCCGCGTTCTTTACGATGCGTTTCGACTCGGTGACCTCCGCTTTGGGAACCTTGCTGCAAACAGATGACCTTCTGGACGCGCAGTCATCGGGACGTATGTCAATGGAGGGTTCACCCGAATACGGTGCCGAACTCGGTGCTCTGATGATGGCGGTGGGTGACTATGCGAAGTAAAGCAGCCAAAACAGTCAGTTGCAAGCGGCGTTTCATGAAGGCAACCTGCCGGAAAGCGACCAAGCTCGGCGTGCTGGTAGCGCTCGGATACGGCGCCAAGCTGGCTATCGGCAACGCGCTGGAGCTGAAAAAGCTGGGCAAGGAAGAGTTCCTGGAACGCAAGCAGCGGGAATGCCGCAACAAGATGTCTAGTACCGGTATCAACTGGGGTCTGGGCCATGTGGGCGTTACCGTAGCGAACTTCGAACGTGCCGTCCAGTGGTATGACCGGGTGTTCGGTCTGAAACTGATGAACTACCTGGAAATCACCGGCGACGATTTGAAGCCTGTCGAGCGCTTGTACCACGTGGAGGGCATCAAGCGAGTCCGTCTGGGATTCATGTGTTCCCGTTCCGGTAACATCCTGGAAGTGTTCGAGTTCGATCCCCCCGTAGTGACGGAGGAACGCGAGACTTGGAACCGGCCCGGATACTCCCACATCGCTTTCCACGTGTCGAACGTGCCTGGCTGGGTCAATCGCCTGCGCCGCGAAGGCGTGGAGTTCATGAACGAGCCGATTTCTGCGGGAGGCGCCGACTGGGCGTTCTTCCGCGACCCAGACGGGAACCTCGTCGAGCTCATCGACCTCCACGCGGCTCGTCTCGGTTTGGGCCGCCTAGGCGCGCTCATCGGTACCGTGATGAAGTACACCATGATGAAGGGGTTCTACCGCAAGGTTTGAGCGCCATTTGAAAGCAAAATCATTTCGGGGCAGAGCTTAGCTCTGCCCCGAAATTTTTGTCTCGTTTCAGATTTACACAATTTATTAATCCTAGAATTAATTGCATAATTGAAGAGTTGAGGGGAGAGAAAATGAACATTGATACCGCTACTTTGGTGCCGATTTCAGAAGCGAATCAGAACTTTTCCAAGGTCGCCAGGCTGGTTGACCAACACGGGAGCGCCGTCATTATGAAGAATAACGAGCCGCGTTACGTCATCATTGAGTTCAACCGGCTGGACACGCCTCAAGAAGCTGCCGACTCCGAGGTCTTGGCAGCTTCGAAGCAAATCATGGAGCGCAATCGCCACGTGTACGAAGAGCTAGCCAAATGAAAATCCTTTCAAAAGCTCAATTCCTGGCCCTGCATGAGCACCTTGTTTCAGAGAGCGGCGGGACGCCTAGCCGACTACCCCACCCTGCTGGAGTGGGTGCAGGCTCACCTCGAATAGTCACATTTCGCCGGTGATAGCGCGCAGAGCGTTGATGTGCCCTGAGTAAGCGCGCCTACCCGCTGGGGTGAAAGACACCCAGGTGCGCGGTCGCCCGATGGTTTCGGGACGTTTCTCCATGTGGATGTACCCTGCGTCAGCCAACAGCTTTAGCTGCTTGCTCATCAGTTGAGTTGTGATTCCGACACTGCGTTCCAGTTCTGCAAACTCGATTTCAGCTACCGCCGCCAGGGCTGCGCAGATTCTGAGGCGATTCGGAGAGTGAATCAGCTCGTCGAAAGCCGCCGCCACGTTTTCGGACTCGCGCTCGGTGTGTGGTTTTTCACGGTTTTTCACGGTTTTTTTCATTCACAAGTCTCCCGCGTCAGCTTTCGGGGACTTCTGGGGTTGACGGGTTCACAAGGTTGCGCCGCGCGGCACGCTGCGCTCGGTCGCGAGCGTCAATTTCACGAAGTCTGCGGTCAATCTCTCGCTGAGCTGAGTCCCAGATTGCCTCGGACTCGGTGAAATCAAAGGCTCGCGCCCGAATTCTGCGACGATACCAGCGCAGGATTGCTATCCCGCATACCAGGTGAAACAACGCCGTTAGCACCAATGCCAACGCCATAACCAGCAACTCGTGACCCTGCAACTCGTGAGAGAAAACCTGGTGAAACTGAGGAAAGAAGATCCACGGAAAGGTGAGTGTTCCCTTCATCAACAGACGCTCATCTTGCCCCAGTCCGGTTCGCGTCAACCTGGGCCACGCCAGCCAAAAGACTACCATCCACGCTACTGCGAGACCTGCCACGGTCACCAGTAGGCTCGACCATTTGCCGGGCACTAAAAGGGGTAGCGAGATTGCCAGCGCGGGCAACACCGCATAAACCGCCAGCCACCACTTCGGAAACCGTTCTACGCTGATGACCCGATCCATGACTGCATCAACTTCAGCCAGCATCCGCTGAGCTTCCTCCGCGCTTAGAGAGCTCGCGGTTTCCTTGGGATTATCTGATTCCATTGCTTTTCCCGTCTCGCTAGGTGTCTCAGGTTGTGCCAGGCGCCTAATTCGAGCCGGAACTACACCCGTCACAAAGTTAGTTGCCGATATGGCAACTATAGCAGGTTGGTTGCCAAATTGGCAAGCAACTAATTGCGTCTAGTCTGCGGGCGCTTGGAGATGGCATTCACAAAGGGCAGTTCGCTTTATGACAGCCGCAAGCCTTTGGAGCCGCGCGGCGGCCAGGGGAATACACGATTTACGCGAGCTGCGTATCTGGCGTACTGAGCACCGAACTTCTCCTGCAACCAGCGTTCTTCGGTGTATTCCAGCAAAATACTTAACGCCAGCCAATAACCAAACGGTAGGACCATCAACCACCAGTTTGCTTGCAAAATCAGAAAACCGGTGTTGAGCAGGAAGAAAGCTGTGTAGACAGGATGACGCACCCAAGCGTAGATTCCAGTGGTCATCAATTGACCGGTTTTGACGCTTTCTACCATGTGCGAGCCAAACACGGCTAAGCACCACACCGTTATAGCCTCCACCATCAAAACAATACCAATCAGAATCAAAAGTTTTCGGATCCATAAGTTATCGATAATTCCGATTCTCAGCCATCCTAAATATTTGAAAATGGTTGCGAAAATCGTGACGGCGAAAATTCCAGAAACGTAAAAAGGCCCTACCCCAAGCACGGGCAAATGGGAAGGGGATGTCTTGCTCACAAATACATTTTTGCATACCTCAACCCGGCAAATGAATTCGCAACAGCGAGGGCAAGCCGCACCGGGACATAGGACTCTTTGCCCACCTAATTTCCGCTACGATGCCAGAAAGCCTTTCCTGCGTTTCGCTAGTTTTAGCACTGCGTTTTGACAGAAAGGCCTGGTGAAACGGGTACGAAGACAGTGTAATAATCGAAACTCACTAAATTGACGACTAGAAATCAAATAAATTGACGACTGAAACTACGATAAATTGACGACTCGCGCTCATGACCAGGAAAAACGTGACAGAAAAGTACCCCCACCCATTTAAAGAAATTCAACGAACGGTACGTCCCCGGCGCAGATAACCCGCCGGTATTGCTTGTCGTCACCGCGGGGAAACTTAGCTACACGCGCGACGACGGGGTGCACGTCGTTGCGTGCGGCAACCTCGGAGCCTAGAGCGAACCAGGCAGCGGGATGCGTTTACCTTCCCACACGAATCAGGGCAACTGAGGTGGTCCAGGTTTTCTTCTGCTTCTTTTACGGCTGTCGGCAAGCAGACTAGGTGTTGATTTCTTGGGTAATGGTTTCGTCTGGTGTTGCGTAGCTCAGACATTGGTGTAGGCGGTGGTTGTTTTACCCGTACTCCCAGTTCAGCGTTGCCCACCCGACCTCCCTCTGCGGCGGACTCCGGGCTATATGCAGATTATTATGCAGCTACAAAGCGTTACTGACCGGCTGACTGAAAGCCTTGAGGTCTTCCCAGGAATCTGCGCGGGCAGTGTCATTTTCGTAGGCGATTAAGTATCCCCACTTTTGATCCGCGTAGGCGTCCTCGGCAATCAAACGCCGCACTAATGATTCTGCGGCTTTACGTTTGGCTTGCACCTGCTCATCATCGCGGCCACGCTCTGATTTTCCTTCGATAATCCAGTAGACGCCATCACTGTCGCGCGCAACAAAGTCTGGGAAATAACGATCTTTAGAGTTGTAGTACACAAAAGCCCCATCTTGCGGGTGTAAACGATGCCACCACTTGATCCCTGACGAAATATTAAGCAGTCTGGCTAGTACGTATTCGCCAGTGTAGGAGTCGAAGGACTCCTCAGCGAAAAGAGACTTGAACCAGCCCCCATAAACCCGTCCCCGCACGAACTGCTCACGGCTGTCAATTTGGTCATGAACTTTTTCTCCCAGCGGCAACGTATATCCCGAGCCGGGCAGGGTTTTAGGGTGAACAGTGGAAACTTCGCGGGTGGCGCGCAGTGTTTCCGTTATATATTTTTGCACCAGCTTGGATAACTCATCGCGTGCAGAGGCAAGCGATTTCACCGTCCAGCCCCTGAAAGTCACGCTTTTCATAAACGTTGGAACCAGCAACTTATATACGTAACGAACGCTCTGCTTGGTCTTGGGAACAAGCGGCATATTCATCACGAGTTTGGTAAGGGCATCTCGCGCGTCTTCATCATCGATGCGAATCGAGTCAACCTCGGCACTTTCACGATCCTCTGCACGCAGTTTCTTTCCTAACGCAGCAATGATTTCTTTACGCAGCAATACTTCGCCGGTAGAGGTGACGCGGCGAGCCGCCTGCTCAACATCGGTATCACTAATCTCTGATAGCTCGATAGGTGGCTGGTGAACGTCAATCGTTGTCACCGGGAACTGGTAACTAACCTCAGTAAACTCAGGGTTACGCTCAATCGCAACTGGCTCCCACTCCGGGGCGGCATCTACCCCAGATTCACCAATAGTACGAACTCCCAGCCCTGGAAGTCCCTGCCCCAGATTCCCCGGTTCACTCACCGACACAGTACCCATTTCACCGGGAAATACACCTGTAGCATCCCCAAAGTGGAATTGCCTAGCACCAGTTTCCACTCCTCCAGCAGACTGGTTAGAGCTATCAGCACTAGCGTCGGCAGGATTAGCAGAGATTTCGCTACCGGCTGTTTCGATAGCCTCGCGCACTTTAGTGTTATCTTGGCTGGCTACCGCTTCTTCCAAACCAAACTGCTGCAACACATTCTCGGCAGCCAGCAACTCGCTAAAAGACTGGTGGGCGATAATATCCAACTGGTCAATCTGCCCCACCCCCGTATACTTCCCGAACGGCAAACGCAGCCCGCGCCCCATAGTCTGCTGGGTTAAAACCTCCGAAGCCATCGCCCGCAGCGTTACCACCACGGCAATATTCTTAACATCCCAACCCTCTTTAAGCTTATTGACACTAACCACCGCTAACACCGGTGAATAAGGACGATCCAACTCATCGAGCAGGCGCTGAGTTGCTTCGTCCTCATGCTTAGAATCCACCTGTAACACCGCTTCGGCTTTGCCCAAGTATTCCGGGGTACGCAGTAGATTAGCAACCTGGGTAGCATGTTCCACGTCAGCACACACCACGAACGCCACGGCATTTACACGCTGACGATTTTGACTGCTCGCATACGTGTCGTAGTAGGCCTGCTTAATATCGCGAAGCTGTAAAGCATCCCTCAGCTGCTGCTCCTCTGATGCTTCATCCTCACCGTAGCCATTCTTACGGAATGCCAACACCGGAGCCTTCACATACTTATCCTGGATTGCGCGGTACAACGGATACTCGAAAATAACGTGATCTGTTTTCTTATCCACCGAGGCAGTCAAACCAATAGCCGCCGCCGGATCCAGCTCTTTAAGTGCTGCGTTAAACGCCACCGCGCTCGCACCATATAGATGCGACTCATCAGCAATCACCACCAGGTCCTCAAGGTTCTTGAGGTAATCGAACAGTACCCCTGCATTCTCGTCAAAACGCCGCGGCTTACGACGCATCGCATCCTGGGTGCCATCGCGAGTATCTCCGTCCTCAGATTTAGGAGCAATCAACTGCTGAATATTGAAAATGAACGCCAGCAAAGACACCTCGCTACCATACGCTAGTTGCGCCGGACCATTC
This region includes:
- a CDS encoding VOC family protein translates to MKATCRKATKLGVLVALGYGAKLAIGNALELKKLGKEEFLERKQRECRNKMSSTGINWGLGHVGVTVANFERAVQWYDRVFGLKLMNYLEITGDDLKPVERLYHVEGIKRVRLGFMCSRSGNILEVFEFDPPVVTEERETWNRPGYSHIAFHVSNVPGWVNRLRREGVEFMNEPISAGGADWAFFRDPDGNLVELIDLHAARLGLGRLGALIGTVMKYTMMKGFYRKV
- a CDS encoding transcriptional regulator, whose amino-acid sequence is MKKTVKNREKPHTERESENVAAAFDELIHSPNRLRICAALAAVAEIEFAELERSVGITTQLMSKQLKLLADAGYIHMEKRPETIGRPRTWVSFTPAGRRAYSGHINALRAITGEM
- a CDS encoding transketolase C-terminal domain-containing protein: MAGGLTYTSIDAVNLTTAEVYGQTLVQLGQQDPTIVGLSADLAKSTKISVFAKEFPERFYNVGIAEQNMFGISAGLAKAGLMPFVSTFGAFAALRACEQIRTDICYQNLNVKIIGTHSGLSFGAAGTTHHVTEDIAILRSFANLVVMCPADGLEAAYCVQAAYDHVGPVYLRLNRGFDQIVYRDEIPTFEFGKANTLREGTDLTFIATGSGVWRALQAADILAKEDGLSVRVLDIHTLKPIDEEAIAKAITETRRIITVEDHNIINGLGTAVADVGATTRKGFVLKKLGIPDEFSVIGQPEDLYSHYGWDENGCVAAAREVMHMDFEEDDDWEDEF
- a CDS encoding type II toxin-antitoxin system Phd/YefM family antitoxin; the protein is MNIDTATLVPISEANQNFSKVARLVDQHGSAVIMKNNEPRYVIIEFNRLDTPQEAADSEVLAASKQIMERNRHVYEELAK
- a CDS encoding DEAD/DEAH box helicase family protein, which encodes MANRLNLSFDSDMLEAISSEFDLRTPNKEALRKLVFTLDGDYDPAVMQVMNLATGVGKTYLMAAFVEYLRRQGVGNVMIVTPGKTVQAKTVQNFTNGSPRYIAGSAVPPQVVTPQDYSAWVARQNGPAQLAYGSEVSLLAFIFNIQQLIAPKSEDGDTRDGTQDAMRRKPRRFDENAGVLFDYLKNLEDLVVIADESHLYGASAVAFNAALKELDPAAAIGLTASVDKKTDHVIFEYPLYRAIQDKYVKAPVLAFRKNGYGEDEASEEQQLRDALQLRDIKQAYYDTYASSQNRQRVNAVAFVVCADVEHATQVANLLRTPEYLGKAEAVLQVDSKHEDEATQRLLDELDRPYSPVLAVVSVNKLKEGWDVKNIAVVVTLRAMASEVLTQQTMGRGLRLPFGKYTGVGQIDQLDIIAHQSFSELLAAENVLQQFGLEEAVASQDNTKVREAIETAGSEISANPADASADSSNQSAGGVETGARQFHFGDATGVFPGEMGTVSVSEPGNLGQGLPGLGVRTIGESGVDAAPEWEPVAIERNPEFTEVSYQFPVTTIDVHQPPIELSEISDTDVEQAARRVTSTGEVLLRKEIIAALGKKLRAEDRESAEVDSIRIDDEDARDALTKLVMNMPLVPKTKQSVRYVYKLLVPTFMKSVTFRGWTVKSLASARDELSKLVQKYITETLRATREVSTVHPKTLPGSGYTLPLGEKVHDQIDSREQFVRGRVYGGWFKSLFAEESFDSYTGEYVLARLLNISSGIKWWHRLHPQDGAFVYYNSKDRYFPDFVARDSDGVYWIIEGKSERGRDDEQVQAKRKAAESLVRRLIAEDAYADQKWGYLIAYENDTARADSWEDLKAFSQPVSNAL
- a CDS encoding isoprenylcysteine carboxylmethyltransferase family protein: MSKTSPSHLPVLGVGPFYVSGIFAVTIFATIFKYLGWLRIGIIDNLWIRKLLILIGIVLMVEAITVWCLAVFGSHMVESVKTGQLMTTGIYAWVRHPVYTAFFLLNTGFLILQANWWLMVLPFGYWLALSILLEYTEERWLQEKFGAQYARYAARVNRVFPWPPRGSKGLRLS
- a CDS encoding transketolase, whose product is MALSAKEHKELEEIANRLRLLTLDTVIWAGGGHIGGAMSSMDVLTVLYHHEMNFSADKMDDPDRDRFVLSKGHIGVGMGPVLADLGCFPKDWLPTYSHILSHLGIHLDAGKVPGLEASTGSLGHGLSLAVGMALGARQLGKEWRTYCLMGDGECNEGSIWEAAMSAGQFKVDNLVGIVDVNHAMIDGMTADVMGLEPFADKWRAFNWEVIEVKGNSIPDLVDAFDRARTIKGKPTMLLMDTVKGEGIDFMEGDYTWHYGAVDDEKHAKAVESLKRHLQKRLELVKGA